The genomic window CAGGACGGCGTCCTCGGCGTAGATCTCGCTGGCCCGGTCCTCGTCGCCGGCCGCGCTGTGGCGGATGTAGTGCTCCAGCGCCGCCCGGACGGACTGCTCGTCCATGCGCCGATGCTCCTCCGGTCACGGGCGCACCGACACCCCTCACTCGTCGGGGGGAGCCGCGTTGAGTCAGGTCGATGTCGTTCCGATACGGCGGGCGTGGAAGCGCGCACCGAGAGCGGGAGCACCGCGGCCCCCGGTCCTCCCGCCGTGCCCGGCCTGCTCGCCCGGGTGGCCCGGACCCTGCCCTCCGGACGCCACCTCCCGGACGAGCAGTGGCACCGGCACCACCGCTTCGTCCTGAGGACCCTGGCCGCGCTGACCGTCGTCGTCGCCGGTCACGCCCTCGTCGCGGGGCACGGCGTCCTCGGCGCCGGCGGGCTCACCGTCCCCGTGGCGGCCCTCGGGGCGGCCGCGGCCCTGCCGTTCCTGACCCGGGGTGAGCGGGCCAACCTCGCGGCCGTCGGGTTGATGACGGCGGCGGCCGTGGTCGTGCACGTCTCGGGTGGGCGCACCGAGGCGCACTTCCTCTTCTTCGCCCTGCTCCCCCTGGCCGCGCTCTACGCGACCCCGGTGCCCTTCGTCCTGGCCGTCGGCTTCGTGGCCCTGCACCACTTCGTGCTCGGCTCCCTGCTGCACGGCTCGGTGTTCGTGCACGGCCAGTCCGTGGCGCAGATGGCGCTGCTGCACGCCGTGTTCATCCTCGTCGAGAGCTGGGCCTGCTTCGTGGCCTGGCGCCACTTCGAGGACCGGCGCGAGCTCGTCGAGCGGCTGGTGTCGGACCGGACCGCGCAGCTGCGGGAACAGCGGGACGAGCTGCTGCGCCTGGCGGCCGTGGTGCAGTCCACGGACGACGCCGTGTACACCGCCTCCCTCGACGGACGGGTCCGGACGTGGAACCCGGGAGCGGAGCGGCTCTACGGCCACGCGGCCGCGGAGGTGATCGGGCGCCACGTCCGCTGCCTGGTGGCCCCGGGGCAGCAGGGCCTGGTCGGCCCTGCGCTGGTGGCCCTGCAGCAGCAGTCCAACGTCCGCCTCGAGCGGCTGCACCGGCGCAGGGACGGCTCGGTCTTCGAGGCGCTCCTGACCGTCTCCGCCATCCGGGACGAGGACGGCACGCTGACCGGGCACGCGGCCATCGTCCGGGACGTCACCGAGCAGAAGCGGGCGCAGGCGGAGGCGGTCAGCAACGCCCACCGCCTCCAGGAGCAGGCGGGGGAGCTGGCGCGGCTCGCCCTGCACGACTCCCTGACCGGGCTGGCCAACCGCGTCCTGCTCCGGGACCGGCTCGAGGCCGTCCTGGCGGCCCGGCGCACCGGTCCCGGCGCCGTCCTGCTGCTCGACCTCGACGACTTCAAGGCCGTCAACGACGTCCACGGCCACGGTGCCGGGGACGCGGTGCTGACGGCCGTCGCCTCCCGGCTGCGGTCGTGCGTGCGGCCGGAGGACACCGTTGCCCGCCTCGGCGGTGACGAGTTCGTGGTGCTCGTCGACGCGGCGCGCGGCCGCGACGAGGTCGGTGCCGTCGCCGAGCGCCTGATCGCCGCGTCCAACGCCTCCGTCCCGTGGGGGCCGGAGACCTTCGAGGTCGGCTGCAGCATCGGGATCGCGCTCCTCGACCCGGCGGACGGCCGGGACCCCGACGAGGTCCTCCGCGACGCCGACATCGCGATGTACGCGGCGAAGGCGGCCGGGCGGAACCGGTTCGCGGTCTTCGAGCCGGCGATGCACGAGCAGGTGGTCGCCCAGACCCAGCTGGTGCGCGACCTGCGCACCGCGGCCGGGAGCGGCCAGTTCTCCCTCCTCTACCAGCCCCAGGTCGACCTGCGCTCCGGCCGGATCACGGGGGCCGAGGCCCTGGCCCGGTGGCACCACCCCCTGCACGGCCTCGTCCTGCCCGACACGTTCATCCCGGTGGCGGAGAGCTCCGGGACGATCGACCTCATCGACGACTGGGCGCTCGGGGAGGCCTGCCGCCAGCTGGCCGGGTGGGACGCCGCCGGGCTCCCGCGGCTGCAGGTCGCGGTCAACATCTCCGCGCGCCGGCTGGCCCGGGGGGACCTCGCGGACACCGTCCGGTCGAGCGCGCGGGCGGCGGGTGTCGACCCCGCCCGGCTCGAGGTCGAGATCACCGAGACGGCCACGACCAGCTGCGCGGACGAGGCGGCCCGCACGCTGCAGGAGGTCCGGGCGCTCGGCGTCTCCATCGCCATCGACGACTTCGGGACGGGCCACTCGTCGTTCGGCCGGCTCCGGGTGCTGCCGGTGGACCGCCTGAAGATCGACCGGTCGTTCGTCGCCGCCCTCGACGGACGCGCGGGCGCCGGGTCGATCGCCGGCGCCATGGTGGCCATGGGCCGCAGCCTGGGGCTCGACGTCGTGGCCGAGGGCGTCGAGACGGCGGAGCAGCTCGACGCCCTGCGGGCCCTGGGGTGCAGCTCCGTGCAGGGCTGGCTGTTCGGCCGGCCCGTCCCGGCCGACGAGATCGCCTCCCTCGTGCGGGCGGCTCCCCCGGTCCCCGCGCTGCCCGGCCGACCCTCCTGACCGCCGGACCCGCCGACCGCCGGACACCCGGCCCGACGTCGTGGCACTACGGTCGTGCGGGGACGACTCGTCGCCCGGCGGGGATGGGAGGTGTGCCCGATGGGGAGTGCGGCACCCGACCCGGGGCCTCTCCCGGCGCGCGCCGCTGCCGGCCGCTCCCCGTCGGCCGGACCCGCGCCGGGGCGCGGGCCGACGCCCGGACGGCACGCCTGGTTCCGGGTGGCCGGCACCGCTGCGCTCGACCGGATCACCGAGCTGGCCGCGCACCTCATGGGGACGTCGGCCTCCCAGGTCTCCCTCCTCTCCGACGTCCAGACGATCGCCGGAGGTAGCGGCCTGGCGCCGTCCGCGGTGGGGAGCCAGGGCCCGCTGGCGGACTCCCTGTGCACCGTCACCGCCGATCTCGGCGGACCGCTGGTGGTCCCCGACGCCTCCCACGACGACCGCGTCCGGGACCTGCCGCCAGTCGCCTCCGGCGCGGTCGGGTCCTACCTGGGCGTCCCGCTGGCGGGGGACGACGGCCGGCCGGTCGGTGCCCTGTGCGTCTTCGACGCGGCGCCGCGCCCGTGGTCGCCGTCGGACGTGGGGGTGCTCGAGCAGCTGGCGCGGGCGGTCGTCGCGGAGCTCGAGCTGGCGGCGCGGAGCGCCGAGAGCCGTGCCGACCGCGCGCGGTGGGACCTGGCCGCCGCGGCCGGGGGAGTGGGGACCTTCGACCTGGACCTGACGACGGGCGACCTGGTCCTCGACGACCGGATGCTCGAGCTGTCCGACCTCGACCGGCACGCGTTCACGGGACGCCCCGAGGACGTGTACGCCCACGTCCACCGCGACGACGTCGGCGACGTCGTCGCCCGTGTCGAGCGCGCCCTCGCCACGGCCGGCTCGTACGAGGCCGAGTACCGCGTCGTCCTCGCCGACGGCTCGCACCGCTGGCTCGCCGCCCGGGGCCGGGTGGTCGACGACGGCGGGTCGCGGCGGCTCATCGGCGTCGCGCACGACACCACGACGCAGCGGGAGCCGATGCAGCGGACCGCCGAGCTCCTCGAGGGCCTCGCCGTGGCCTTCATCGCGATGGACACCGACTGGGTGATGACCCACGTCAACGCCGAGGCCGAGCGGATCGCCGGCGAGGACCGCACCCGGCTGCTGGGCCGCTCCCTGTGGGAGGCGTTCCCGGCGACCGTGGGCACGGCGTTCGAGGACAACTACCGCCGCGCCGCGGCCACCGGCCGGCCGGTCGTCTTCGACGCCCACTACCCCGCGCCGCTGGACGTGTGGGTGGAGGTCCGCGCGGTGCCCGGGCCGCACGGGCTGGCCCTCTACTTCCTCGACATCACCGAGCGCGTGAAGCTGCAGCGGCGCAACGAGTTCCTGCAGCAGGTCGCCGGCGAGCTGACCGGCACGCTCGACGCGGAGGACGCGGTCGCCCGCCTGGCCCGGCTGGCCGTCCCCGAGCTCGCCGACTGGTGCCTGGTCACCCTGGTCGGGGACGAGTCCCAGCACGGCTCCCGTCGGGGGCTGCGCGACGTCGGCTGGTGGCACACCGATCCCGCGCTGCTCCCGGTCGTCGAGGACTACGCCCGGGAGCGCATCCCCGCCCTCACGGACACGTCCTTCGTCGCCCGGGCCCTGCGCACCGGCCGGCCGGTCGTGGTCGAGGAGCAGGCGACGGCCCGGATCCGCGAGGTCCTGGTGCCGGGCCCCGCGCACACCCTGCTCGAGCGGCTGTCGCCGGCCTCGTTCGCCGTGGTCCCCCTGCGGGGGCGCGGGCGCACGGTGGGCCTGCTCAGCCTGTTCAACGGCCCGGCCCGGGGTCGGATCACCGCGGACGCCCTCGCCACCGTGTCGGACATCGCCGCCCGGGCCGGCCTGGCGCTGGACAACGCCCGCCTGTACCGCCGGCAGCGCCAGCTGGCCGAGGGGCTGCAACGGTCCCTGCTCACGGGCCCGGCACAGCCCGACCACGTCCAGGTCGTCGTCCGCTACACGCCGGCGGCGGAGACCGCCCAGGTCGGCGGGGACTGGTACGACGCCTTCCTCCAGCCGGG from Geodermatophilus normandii includes these protein-coding regions:
- a CDS encoding putative bifunctional diguanylate cyclase/phosphodiesterase, which translates into the protein MEARTESGSTAAPGPPAVPGLLARVARTLPSGRHLPDEQWHRHHRFVLRTLAALTVVVAGHALVAGHGVLGAGGLTVPVAALGAAAALPFLTRGERANLAAVGLMTAAAVVVHVSGGRTEAHFLFFALLPLAALYATPVPFVLAVGFVALHHFVLGSLLHGSVFVHGQSVAQMALLHAVFILVESWACFVAWRHFEDRRELVERLVSDRTAQLREQRDELLRLAAVVQSTDDAVYTASLDGRVRTWNPGAERLYGHAAAEVIGRHVRCLVAPGQQGLVGPALVALQQQSNVRLERLHRRRDGSVFEALLTVSAIRDEDGTLTGHAAIVRDVTEQKRAQAEAVSNAHRLQEQAGELARLALHDSLTGLANRVLLRDRLEAVLAARRTGPGAVLLLDLDDFKAVNDVHGHGAGDAVLTAVASRLRSCVRPEDTVARLGGDEFVVLVDAARGRDEVGAVAERLIAASNASVPWGPETFEVGCSIGIALLDPADGRDPDEVLRDADIAMYAAKAAGRNRFAVFEPAMHEQVVAQTQLVRDLRTAAGSGQFSLLYQPQVDLRSGRITGAEALARWHHPLHGLVLPDTFIPVAESSGTIDLIDDWALGEACRQLAGWDAAGLPRLQVAVNISARRLARGDLADTVRSSARAAGVDPARLEVEITETATTSCADEAARTLQEVRALGVSIAIDDFGTGHSSFGRLRVLPVDRLKIDRSFVAALDGRAGAGSIAGAMVAMGRSLGLDVVAEGVETAEQLDALRALGCSSVQGWLFGRPVPADEIASLVRAAPPVPALPGRPS
- a CDS encoding SpoIIE family protein phosphatase, whose amino-acid sequence is MAGTAALDRITELAAHLMGTSASQVSLLSDVQTIAGGSGLAPSAVGSQGPLADSLCTVTADLGGPLVVPDASHDDRVRDLPPVASGAVGSYLGVPLAGDDGRPVGALCVFDAAPRPWSPSDVGVLEQLARAVVAELELAARSAESRADRARWDLAAAAGGVGTFDLDLTTGDLVLDDRMLELSDLDRHAFTGRPEDVYAHVHRDDVGDVVARVERALATAGSYEAEYRVVLADGSHRWLAARGRVVDDGGSRRLIGVAHDTTTQREPMQRTAELLEGLAVAFIAMDTDWVMTHVNAEAERIAGEDRTRLLGRSLWEAFPATVGTAFEDNYRRAAATGRPVVFDAHYPAPLDVWVEVRAVPGPHGLALYFLDITERVKLQRRNEFLQQVAGELTGTLDAEDAVARLARLAVPELADWCLVTLVGDESQHGSRRGLRDVGWWHTDPALLPVVEDYARERIPALTDTSFVARALRTGRPVVVEEQATARIREVLVPGPAHTLLERLSPASFAVVPLRGRGRTVGLLSLFNGPARGRITADALATVSDIAARAGLALDNARLYRRQRQLAEGLQRSLLTGPAQPDHVQVVVRYTPAAETAQVGGDWYDAFLQPGGSMIVTVGDVLGHNTEAAAAMGQIRSMLRAIAVTTGAGPAEVLRRVDEAMTTLQVNTTATAVVVRLEQTDDEADRGVTRVSWSNAGHPPPVVVDPDGTVRPLHGLRPELLLGVDDTARRRESEVTLEQGATLVLYTDGLIERRDQHLDQGLDRLRGTLEELAGLDLDELCDELLLRMLEGGSDDDVALVAVRLHPQDRPRPAEAGPNRIPPDVPDAPAVRPRRD